CGGGGAAAGTGAAGAGGCATACTAATGAAAATTGCTCTTATCCAAGACTGGTTGACGGGTTTTGCCGGTGGGGAGCAGGTCCTTCTGGCTCTGCATAAGATGTACCCAGATGCTCCCATCTACACTAGTCTCTACAACCCAGAGAAGGCACCGCAGTTTGCCGATGCTACGGTAATCCCTTCCTACCTCCAAAGCATTCCCGTGCTGAACAAGCGGGACAAGCTGGCAATTCCGCTCATGCCTGCTGCCTTTGAATCCTTTGACCTTAAAGGCTTTGATGTCATTTTGTCGGTAGGTGGTGGCCTCTCCAAGGGTGTCATTACGCACCCTGGCCAGCGTCATATTTCTTATTGCCATACTCCTATCCGGTACATTTGGCGGCTTGGTGGTGACAACCGCAATACTGGCAAGTGGGATTCTTGGCTTAGAGAGCAAGCAATGCACAAGCTTCGCCTCTGGGATGTAGTTTCTGCGGAACGTGTTGATACCTTCATTGCCAACTCGCCCACAGTGCAGGGGAGAATCGCCAAGATTTACCGCCAAGATTCTCTCGTTGTTGCCCCGCCGGTGGATATTGACCGGTTTAGTCTCTCTACGGAGTCTGATGATTACTTCCTTACAGTTGGCCGCATGGTGGCCTACAAACGTGGCGACTTGGTAATTGAAGCCTGCAAGGCAGCTAAGAAGCCTCTTAAGATAGTGGGTGGGGGACCTGAAGAAGCGCGTTTCCGTAAGTTGGCCGAGGGTGCCCCTTGGATCGAGTTCACGGGACGGGTGTCTGATGAAGAACTACAGAAACTCTATGGCCGGGCCAAGGCGTTCATCTTTGCATCAGAAGAAGATGCAGGCATTGTGCCGGTTGAGGCGATGGCCTGCGGAAAGCCGGTGATAGCTTACGGAAAAGGTGGCGTTGCAGATGTGGTTGTTGAAGGGGTGCATGGCACATTCTTCCCTGAGCAAACCAAGGAATCGCTCGTTGAGGCGTTGAATCGCTTTGATGATTTGCAGTTTGACGCTACCATTATTCGCAAACATGCCGAAGGTTACCGCCTTAGCGTGTTCCAGGATAAGATCCGTAAGATCATCGAGCATGCATAACACACTTGAGCAGTGGATAGATGCCGCCCGGGATGTGCTGACGCTTAACGAGCGGAGCTACCGTATTATCCAAGAGGAAATGGCCAAGGCGCAGATGTCGCGCCCATTGCCGCCCCACATGCGCCGCATGGGGACAGATGTCATTAAGGAGCACCCGGAAGAGTCGCTTAGTGCGGAGTCACTCTTCCAAGTTCTCTTCGACACGTACGACGATACTTTTGTGAAAGCTTTCCTGGAACTGCGCAAGCACCTCCTTGAGGCGGAGTTTGATGCTGTCCTTCTTCTGCCGGCACGGACCTTCTTTGAAATGGCTACCAGGAAGGCGCCTCGCATCCTAAGCGAAAGCGTCCGCCCGCGTCGTATCTCGCTCATTACCGATTTCAGTACCTTGGCCTTCTCTGGCTCCCTCGGGTATTCCCGTGAGGAGTTCCTGAGCGTCCTACGGAACGTTGCTGAGGACCCTGAATTGCCTAGCCCCTATGTCCTCTCCCTCCTCCAGCTCATTGATGCCGTTATGGAAGATAACAAGCTCCTCTTTGACCAACTGCTGATTGACCTGCGCCGGGCTGAATCTAGCGGGCTGCGCAAAGAAGAGGTGAACGAAGAGTGGCTCTGGAAAGCGCCTCGTGACCTTATGTTCAGCAA
This genomic stretch from Verrucomicrobiia bacterium harbors:
- a CDS encoding glycosyltransferase; the protein is MKIALIQDWLTGFAGGEQVLLALHKMYPDAPIYTSLYNPEKAPQFADATVIPSYLQSIPVLNKRDKLAIPLMPAAFESFDLKGFDVILSVGGGLSKGVITHPGQRHISYCHTPIRYIWRLGGDNRNTGKWDSWLREQAMHKLRLWDVVSAERVDTFIANSPTVQGRIAKIYRQDSLVVAPPVDIDRFSLSTESDDYFLTVGRMVAYKRGDLVIEACKAAKKPLKIVGGGPEEARFRKLAEGAPWIEFTGRVSDEELQKLYGRAKAFIFASEEDAGIVPVEAMACGKPVIAYGKGGVADVVVEGVHGTFFPEQTKESLVEALNRFDDLQFDATIIRKHAEGYRLSVFQDKIRKIIEHA